One genomic window of Anoplolepis gracilipes chromosome 5, ASM4749672v1, whole genome shotgun sequence includes the following:
- the Clc-a gene encoding chloride channel protein 2 isoform X5 yields MPRVNVWMYGRYTKDLGEYAKEEARRLKYHDKARRKYDKTRAEDLRKSRRGPVCRKLLALLAFAWKHTGARLGEDWVFLALLGIIMALISYAMDRGISMCNNARIWLYQDLTTHPALKYLAWVSMPVCLILFSAGFVHIVAPQSIGSGIPEMKTILRGVALKEYLTFRTLVAKVIGLTATLGSGLPLGKEGPFVHIASIVATLLSKLVTSFQGIYENESRNCEMLAAACAVGVASCFAAPIGGVLFSIEVTTVYFAVRNYWRGFFAAVCGATMFRLLAIWFQREETITAMFATSFTMDFPFDPQELFVFALIGVGSGLLGAFYVWLHRQYVIFMRKNKSMNSFLQKNRFLYPGIVSLLVSSVSFPLGLGQFMAGDQNTHDQVHGLFTNFTWTQANLGVEEMNIVKHWSTPYTDVFSGLLSFVLVTFIFSIISSTVPVPSGIFIPVFKIGAALGRAVGEAMALWFPTGVRYGGIITPIIPGGYATVGAAAFSGAVTHTISVSVIIFEMTGQITHIVPIMIAVLISNAIAALLQPSIYDSIILIKKLPYLPDLLPSSSGMYNVYVEDFMIRDVKYIWHGISYQKLKEILKENRKLRGFPLVDNPDSMILLGSIQRLQLIKLIEKHIGRERRLQVAQKWHKEAEERAREEMERQLREQERTRRPSRFEVIPAPDILKMQRQSVNDLTMSSNNGGGPDHHTYHSPIFGSQPKKSILKKTNSFTLKGFSPLVSPAVTPYTTVTGAESRIRLAFEAIFRKSATLQDVDPDPELGSTRRSDSQEVINVPPHTPMLAPSPATSKKVQLPRERVIDMSPEDQKRWEETEMALEVDFSRCHIDPAPFQLVERTSLLKVHSLFSMVGVNHAYVTAIGRLVGVVALKELRKSIEDANAGILPMHPESHIAESISSLAKSETDTESNKNISAMNSIGSVDCEKVDKV; encoded by the exons ATGCCAAGAGTCAATGTATGG ATGTATGGTCGCTATACGAAGGATCTGGGTGAATACGCGAAGGAAGAGGCGCGCAGACTCAAATATCATGATAAAGCGAGACGGAAGTATGACAAAACGAGAGCCGAGGATCTGCGAAAGTCCCGACGGGGTCCTGTGTGTCGGAAATTATTAGCTCTGCTGGCCTTCGCCTGGAAACACACCGGCGCACGACTTGGCGAGGATTGGGTCTTTCTTGCCCTTCTCGGAATCATTATGGCACTCATCAGCTACGCCATGGATCGTGGGATCTCCATGTGCAATAACG CCAGGATATGGCTCTATCAGGATCTTACGACGCATCCAGCTCTCAAGTACTTGGCCTGGGTGTCGATGCCCGTGTGCCTCATTCTCTTTAGTGCTGGTTTCGTGCACATCGTCGCACCGCAAAGTATTGGCTCCGGGATCCCGGAAATGAAAACCATTCTTCGCGGGGTGGCgttgaaagaatatttgacCTTTCGTACCTTGGTCGCCAAG GTTATCGGCTTAACGGCAACCTTGGGATCGGGGCTGCCGCTCGGCAAGGAGGGTCCGTTTGTGCACATCGCCAGCATCGTCGCGACGCTCCTCTCAAAATTGGTCACGAGCTTCCAGGGTATCTACGAGAATGAAAGCAGGAACTGCGAGATGCTGGCCGCAGCCTGCGCTGTGGGAGTCGCCTCCTGTTTTGCGGCGCCGATCGGTGGTGTACTCTTCAGCATCGAAGTTACCACGGTGTACTTTGCAGTGAGAAATTATTGGCGCGGCTTCTTCGCCGCGGTCTGCGGCGCCACGATGTTTCGTCTGTTAGCGATTTGGTTCCAGCGCGAGGAGACCATCACGGCCATGTTCGCCACCAGCTTCACCATGGACTTTCCTTTCGATCCGCAGGAGCTTTTCGTTTTCGCTCTGATCGGTGTCGGCAGCGGACTGCTGGGCGCCTTCTACGTCTGGCTGCACAGGCAATATGTCATCTTCATGCGGAAGAACAAGAGCATGAACAGCTTTCTACAGAAAAA CCGCTTTTTGTATCCTGGCATTGTATCCCTCCTGGTCTCATCCGTATCATTCCCGCTGGGACTCGGCCAATTCATGGCTGGTGATCAGAACACACACGATCAGGTTCACGGGCTCTTTACTAATTTCACTTGGACGCAGGCGAATCTCGGCGTCGAGGAGATGAATATCGTCAAGCATTGGTCTACGCCGTACACTGACGTTTTTAGCGGACTCCTTAGTTTCGTTTTAGTTACC TTCATCTTTTCTATCATAAGCTCAACGGTGCCGGTACCATCTGGAATCTTTATCCCTGTATTCAAGATCGGTGCCGCACTAGGTAGAGCAGTAGGAGAAGCCATGGCACTCTGGTTTCCTACTGGTGTACGCTATGGTGGAATAATTACACCTATTATACCag GTGGTTATGCCACGGTGGGTGCCGCTGCATTTTCTGGCGCGGTGACGCATACGATATCCGTCAGCGTCATAATTTTCGAGATGACCGGTCAGATCACTCACATTGTGCCTATAATGATAGCGGTGCTAATCAGTAACGCTATCGCTGCGCTCTTACAGCCTAGTATATATGACAGCATTATTCTTATCAAGAAGTTGCCTTACTTGCCCGATTTGTTACCATCCAGTTCAG GAATGTATAATGTCTATGTGGAAGATTTTATGATTCGAGACGTAAAATACATATGGCACGGTATTAGCTATCAGAAACTGAAGGAGATACTGAAGGAGAATCGCAAACTTCGCGGATTTCCGTTAGTGGATAATCCGGACTCCATGATACTGCTTGGATCGATTCAGAGATTACAATTAATCAAGCTAATCGAGAAGCATATCGGTCGCGAACGAAGGTTACAG GTCGCGCAAAAATGGCATAAGGAGGCAGAGGAAAGGGCGCGCGAAGAAATGGAACGGCAATTGCGGGAGCAGGAGAGAACGAGAAGGCCTTCGAGATTCGAGGTCATCCCGGCACCAGACATTCTCAAGATGCAGCGACAAAGTGTTAATGATCTAACGATGTCATCAAACAACGGTGGCGGTCCTGATCAT caTACGTACCATTCACCAATATTCGGCTCGCAACCGAAAAAATCGATCCTGAAGAAGACGAATTCTTTCACTCTAAAAGGATTCAGCCCGTTAGTTAGTCCGGCTGTGACACCCTATACGACTGTTACAGGCGCGGAAAGCAG AATACGCTTGGCGTTCGAGGCGATCTTTCGTAAATCCGCCACGTTGCAGGATGTGGATCCCGACCCGGAGCTAGGTAGTACCAGACGCAGTGATAGCCAGGAAGTTATCAATGTGCCGCCACATACGCCCATGTTGGCTCCAAGCCCGGCAACATCGAAGAAAGTACAATTG CCTCGAGAAAGAGTGATAGACATGTCGCCCGAGGACCAAAAACGATGGGAGGAGACCGAGATGGCACTAGAGGTGGATTTCTCAAGATGTCACATTGATCCAGCTCCCTTTCAACTAGTTGAGAGAACGTCCCTTTTAAAAGTTCACAGTCTTTTCAGCATGGTCGGCGTGAATCACGCTTACGTAACGGCTATTGGCAGATTGGTCGGCGTTGTCGCCTTAAAGGAG CTGAGGAAGTCTATCGAAGACGCGAACGCCGGGATTTTGCCGATGCATCCCGAGTCGCATATTGCCGAGTCGATTTCCAGCTTGGCAAAGAGCGAGACGGATACAGAGAGTAACAAAAACATTAGCGCGATGAACTCCATAGGCTCAGTAGACTGCGAGAAAGTggataaagtttaa